One window from the genome of Nicotiana tomentosiformis chromosome 5, ASM39032v3, whole genome shotgun sequence encodes:
- the LOC138893067 gene encoding uncharacterized protein, translating into MANDEQRILDRFGRLRPLSFSGAEIEDAQGFLDTWWKAYERSRLVGAIPLTWHKFSVLFLEKFVPQSRKEELRRQFEQLRHDGMERIMRFIDGLAYQLRLLMSRESVSDAIFDEVVDIAWQIEVVCNQERGEREAKRPCGPGDFSGVPSRVSVLSR; encoded by the exons ATGGCAAATGATGAGCAGAGGATACTCGatagatttgggaggcttcgacctctatcatttagcggtgctgagatagaggatgctcagggttttctggatac atggtggaagGCTTATGAGAGGAGTAGGCTGGTCGGTGCaataccacttacatggcacaagttctctgttctctttttggagaagttcgtgccgcagtctcgcaaggaggagctgcgtagacagtttgagcagcttcggcatGATGGCAT ggagaggattatgaggttcattgatggcctcgcatatcagttgcggttacttatgagTAGGGAGAGCGTATCTGATGCTatttttgacgaggtggttgacattgcttggCAGATAGAAGTAGTCTGTAATCAGGAACGTGGTGAgcgagaggccaagaggccttgtggaccaggtgatttcagcggtgttccttcaaggGTGTCAGTTTTATCGCGGTAa